A window of the Cannabis sativa cultivar Pink pepper isolate KNU-18-1 chromosome X, ASM2916894v1, whole genome shotgun sequence genome harbors these coding sequences:
- the LOC115716676 gene encoding kinesin-like protein KIN-4C — MENLETKTVDSSQCVRVAVNIRPLITSEVLFGCTDCISVVPGEPQVQIGSHSFTYDYVYGGTGSPSTIYDDCVAPLVDALFHGYNATVLAYGQTGSGKTYTMGTNYKGEGSSFGIIPKVMDTVFKGVSGKKSNREFLIRVSFIEIFKEEVFDLLDTSSTTTFSKNEGAASSKPVGPARAPIQIRETANGGITLAGVTEAEVQTKEEMASYLTRGSLSRATASTNMNSQSSRSHAIFTITMEQKKIVNGTAATDDFGDEILCAKLHLVDLAGSERAKRTGGDGMRFKEGIHINKGLLALGNVISALGDEKKRKETGHVPYRDSKLTRLLQDSLGGNSKTVMIACVSPADTNAEETLNTLKYANRARNIQNKAVINRDPMAAQLQRMRSQVEQLQGELLFYRGCDAGTSPYEELQILKRKVSLLEASKEELKRELQERQVTCQHLTQRAFEAQVEKDKLATKIEMARNGKSWDEVDLHSEQEHDLLKSYVFRIQELEGELLQLKNSNSRKHGLIDCGDDSDDPDDDDEFRSKNVLFPCGDEYSDYDCKIGEIAADIVDQEKEQEHSCVQEKLDRELKELDKELEQKEAEMKRVAAGGNNTSVLKQHYEKKVHELEQEKRVLQREIDELRHNLASISSTTDDGAQKLKEDYLQKLNLLESQVSALKKKQDAQAQLLKQKQKSDEAAKRLQDEIQRIKTQKVQLQHKIKQESEQFRLWKASREKEVLQLKKEGRRNEYEMHKLLALNQRQKMVLQRKTEEASMATKRLKELLEARKAASTGSINGPGIQVLMQAIEHELEVTLRVHEVRSEYERQMEERARMAKEIARLKEEATEMLKQANSRDYPETMSPGARNSRIYALENMLSSSSTTLVSMASQLSEAEERERVFSGRGRWNQVRSLADAKNLMNYLFNLASSSRCLVRDTEVVCREKDLQIRDLKGKIVSLSSLLRELEMQKAELIHQVKTQNVALKHYANGGHNYDLRKLDHRSSVVVSEDMDTSDSEKSDVDYLSEDDIPKRQRLKKKSFKIRNQSNNGSHSLDNNDHESLTLDSSGEGIVAVGGDKENNASGSGVCCSCSKNSSCKTNKCQCRSSGGFCGFSCGCMVSKCANREIEKSQQSNLAEGIVNGVRADEAEKDRLLVSHGAMLLQTALVDKTTETNEDGGLGPRRKALSDIGNTTEKPNVPKPMKRKKWRTSSILLVTNPPPRPSQPESVEQPSQPQPQPQLQFQKLDNNANGADIPVQLPRAMRSVTTTNGGNLFKERNVEKTEESSVNKEAAEGALAPPRSPVRQNRTSDEKENFGH, encoded by the coding sequence ATGGAGAATTTGGAGACGAAGACCGTAGATTCATCGCAGTGCGTTCGAGTCGCGGTTAACATCCGTCCATTGATTACTTCGGAGGTTTTGTTTGGATGTACGGATTGTATTTCCGTTGTTCCAGGTGAACCACAGGTGCAAATTGGTTCACATTCATTCACATATGATTATGTTTATGGTGGTACGGGATCTCCTTCTACCATTTACGACGATTGTGTTGCTCCATTGGTAGATGCACTCTTCCACGGCTACAATGCTACCGTCCTTGCTTATGGGCAGACTGGCTCTGGCAAAACATACACAATGGGAACCAATTATAAAGGAGAAGGAAGTAGCTTTGGTATCATCCCCAAGGTAATGGATACTGTTTTCAAAGGAGTTTCCGGTAAGAAATCTAACAGAGAATTCTTAATTAGGGTCTCTTTCATTGAGATATTCAAGGAAGAGGTGTTTGATTTACTTGACACGAGTTCAACAACAACTTTCTCTAAGAATGAAGGCGCAGCCTCTTCGAAGCCTGTTGGGCCTGCAAGAGCTCCTATACAAATTAGAGAAACTGCTAATGGAGGTATAACACTTGCTGGTGTGACAGAGGCAGAGGTTCAAACAAAGGAAGAGATGGCATCGTATTTGACTCGTGGCTCTCTATCTCGGGCTACTGCGAGTACTAATATGAATAGTCAGTCAAGTCGCTCACATGCTATCTTTACAATAACCATGGAGCAAAAAAAGATCGTAAATGGAACAGCAGCCACTGATGATTTTGGAGATGAAATCCTTTGTGCGAAACTGCACTTGGTTGATCTTGCAGGTTCTGAGCGAGCTAAGCGAACGGGTGGTGATGGCATGCGATTTAAAGAAGGCATTCATATAAACAAGGGTTTACTGGCTCTTGGCAATGTGATAAGTGCCTTGGGAGATGAGAAGAAGCGGAAAGAAACTGGCCATGTTCCTTATCGTGATAGCAAATTAACTCGTTTATTACAGGATTCTCTTGGAGGAAATAGCAAGACAGTGATGATAGCTTGTGTTAGTCCTGCTGATACAAATGCTGAGGAGACATTGAACACGTTAAAGTACGCTAACCGTGCTCGTAACATTCAAAACAAGGCAGTTATCAATCGTGATCCAATGGCTGCGCAATTGCAAAGAATGAGGTCCCAAGTTGAGCAATTGCAAGGTGAGCTTTTATTTTATCGGGGTTGTGATGCTGGTACTTCTCCCTATGAGGAGTTACAGATCCTCAAAAGGAAAGTGTCTTTACTTGAAGCAAGCAAAGAGGAGCTTAAACGGGAGTTGCAGGAGCGTCAAGTTACTTGCCAACATTTGACCCAGCGAGCTTTTGAAGCTCAGGTTGAGAAAGATAAATTAGCCACGAAAATTGAAATGGCTCGAAATGGTAAGTCTTGGGATGAAGTTGACTTACATTCAGAACAGGAACATGACCTGTTGAAAAGTTATGTATTTAGAATTCAAGAGCTAGAAGGAGAGTTGTTGCAGTTGAAGAATTCGAACAGTAGAAAACATGGTCTCATTGATTGTGGTGATGACTCGGATGatcctgatgatgatgatgaatttCGCTCTAAGAATGTACTGTTTCCTTGTGGCGATGAGTATTCTGATTATGATTGCAAAATTGGGGAGATAGCAGCTGATATTGTTGATCAAGAGAAGGAGCAAGAACATTCTTGTGTTCAAGAAAAATTGGACCGTGAATTGAAAGAGTTGGATAAGGAACTTGAACAAAAGGAGGCCGAAATGAAGCGAGTTGCAGCAGGGGGTAATAATACTTCGGTGCTTAAACAACATTACGAGAAAAAAGTTCATGAGTTGGAACAAGAGAAGAGAGTTTTACAGAGAGAGATTGACGAGCTAAGACACAATCTTGCAAGTATATCATCTACCACTGATGACGGAGCTCAAAAGTTGAAGGAAGATTATTTGCAGAAGCTGAATCTTTTAGAATCACAGGTGTCCGCGTTGAAGAAAAAACAAGATGCTCAAGCTCAGCTGTtgaaacaaaaacagaaaagtGATGAGGCTGCAAAACGACTGCAAGACGAGATTCAGAGAATAAAAACTCAAAAGGTTCAACTTCAACATAAGATCAAACAAGAGTCGGAGCAATTCAGGTTATGGAAAGCGTCTCGAGAGAAAGAAGTTCTTCAGCTTAAgaaagagggaaggagaaatgAGTATGAGATGCATAAGCTATTAGCTTTGAATCAAAGGCAGAAAATGGTTTTACAACGAAAAACAGAAGAAGCCTCCATGGCTACAAAAAGGCTAAAAGAGCTTTTAGAAGCTCGGAAAGCTGCTTCTACTGGAAGCATCAATGGTCCAGGAATTCAGGTTTTGATGCAAGCAATTGAGCATGAGCTTGAAGTTACTCTACGTGTACATGAAGTCCGCTCTGAATATGAGAGACAAATGGAAGAGCGGGCTAGAATGGCCAAGGAGATTGCAAGGCTAAAAGAAGAAGCAACAGAGATGTTGAAACAAGCTAATTCAAGAGATTATCCTGAAACGATGTCTCCTGGTGCAAGAAACTCACGGATTTATGCACTTGAAAATATGCTTTCTTCTTCATCTACCACCCTTGTTTCTATGGCATCACAGTTATCAGAAGCAGAGGAGCGCGAGCGGGTTTTTAGCGGCAGGGGTCGTTGGAATCAAGTTCGATCTCTTGCTGATGCAAAGAATTTGATGAATTATCTATTCAATTTAGCATCTTCATCCAGGTGCTTGGTGCGTGATACAGAAGTTGTGTGCAGAGAGAAAGATTTACAAATAAGAGATTTGAAGGGAAAAATTGTGAGTTTGAGTAGTTTGCTTAGAGAATTAGAGATGCAAAAAGCTGAGCTTATTCATCAGGTGAAAACTCAGAATGTAGCTCTGAAGCATTATGCCAATGGAGGACATAATTATGACTTGCGCAAGCTTGATCACCGAAGCTCAGTAGTTGTCTCAGAGGACATGGATACATCTGACTCAGAAAAATCAGATGTAGATTACTTAAGTGAAGACGACATACCTAAGAGACAACGACTTAAGAAAAAAAGCTTTAAAATCAGAAACCAGTCTAACAATGGATCTCATTCATTAGACAACAACGATCATGAGAGCCTAACATTAGACAGTTCAGGGGAGGGAATTGTTGCTGTTGGTGGTGATAAGGAGAACAATGCTTCAGGATCAGGTGTATGCTGTTCTTGCTCCAAGAACTCATCATGCAAAACAAACAAATGTCAATGCCGCTCTTCTGGTGGGTTTTGTGGGTTCTCATGTGGTTGCATGGTCAGTAAATGTGCCAATCGAGAAATCGAAAAATCTCAGCAGTCAAATTTGGCTGAAGGGATTGTAAATGGTGTAAGGGCTGATGAAGCAGAGAAGGATAGACTTCTTGTTTCTCATGGAGCCATGCTTTTACAGACTGCGTTGGTTGACAAAACTACAGAGACAAATGAAGATGGTGGTCTTGGTCCAAGAAGAAAAGCTCTTTCTGACATTGGAAACACAACTGAAAAGCCAAATGTACCAAAGCCTATGAAGAGAAAGAAATGGAGGACATCTTCGATACTACTCGTTACCAATCCTCCACCACGTCCATCTCAGCCAGAAAGTGTTGAACAACCATCGCAACCACAACCACAACCACAACTGCAATTTCAGAAGCTAGATAACAATGCAAATGGGGCTGACATTCCTGTACAATTACCGAGGGCAATGCGGTCTGTCACC